The DNA sequence tattatattattactattattactattattattattattattactattattattgttgttgttgttgttgttgatttcgTCTTCGTAATAtcctttattattattggaaaaCAATAACTTTACAATTAGCCTAACTCATTGAATATTggttaatttatttaatcatgataatagtagtagttttttttctttattaccaattgattgtttgcaatttccaataataatagatcaaataatgaatcaCCGATTGTTCCGAAGGGAAGAAGACGAGGAGAAGGAGGAAGGAAGGGATTAATTACTTTCTTCCTCCTTTTTCcttcttcctcttttttGATCCACTTAGTCCAATctcaaaaacaatttcGGTCCCCCCATCCCATTTCATCCCAaggctttttttttttttttttggtttttttttacttttttttacttttttttactttttggttcaatcaatttaaacaatGAATTAAAGAGATACTTAAGCGATATTatctcaaaaaaaaaatagaacaattattattatttgttgtttgttgtatGTTGTTTACCTTTTGGATTCATTCATGgcttattattattattattatttgattctgCTTTGTTAGTCTGGTAGTATCTATTGTTTCTattgtatgtatgtatgtgtGTGGGTGGGTGTGGGCGTGGGAGTGGGTGTTTGTGGGTGTTTGTGGGTGGATGATTTTAATGTCTGTTTAAATTCAACTTTATTGTTCCAAGATCatagttgttgttatcaTTTCATTCTTTATTCCTTTTATCCGGAAATCCcgatttgaatttaaatttgaatttgaatttgaatttgttggtttgtCATTTATGACAACCTAAgttattcttcttttaattcttactcttattcttattcttcaTTTGTAACAGCTGGTGATTGTCATAATTGACAAGGTGATGTTTATTAGAGATCAAATGTAATCACGAGATgaaaattatgaaaatcatgaaaaaaagaaagttaattttaacaaatgaataacacaacaacaatcacaCAGTGGTATAGTAAACCAAAtccttctttttgttttttggcAATTACCTTGTAAAACACCCAGTAGTAGAgatggtaataataataatacttgTAATTCTTGGTtatagtaataatagtttgcagccaaaaaaaaaaaaaaaaaaaaaatttttttgatttgaaattaacacacttttttttttttttttttttttttttttttttttttttttaaagcCAACTATACAAAActatacaaaaaaaacaaaaaaaactattccattttcaattattattatcctTATTACTCttattgttgaattggCATTGAAGTAGAAGgtttcaaaatttcttcatcaacagAATTAAGTTTCCAAGCTGAAGTAATAGTTTTAGGTTTAGTCAAAAATGTAATACCAGCTTTACcataaaaattcaaatcaccCAAAAATGATCCACGAGATCCtgtaaaagaaaacattGGTAATGGAACTGGAATTGGAACATTAATACCAACTTGACCAACATCAATTCTTTTAGTGAAATATTGAGCTGAACCTCCTGAATTAGTGAAAAGTGATACTCCATTAccatatttattattattaatcaattcaatgGCTTCATCAATAGTATCAACATTAACTACTGATAATACTGGAGcaaaaatttcttcatcataaGCTCTCATACCTGGTTTAATATTAGTTAAAATAGTTGGTGCTAAAAAATTAcctttaataaatttttgatcttgatcattttttggtttataaCCTCTACCATCTAATTCTAATATAGCTCcattttgaattgaatcttcaataatttcttcGGCTCTAATTAATGATTCTGGATTAATAACTGGACCTAAATCACTAGTTGGATCAAATCCACTACcagttttcaataatttagCATCATCAACTACATCTTTAATCCATTCTTTAGTGGTTTTACCAACAGTAACTAAAACAGAAATGGCCATACATCTTTGACCAGCAGCACCAAATGCTGCACCATTAACTGcattaataaatgattgTTTATTAGCATCAGGTAATACTACCAAATGATTTTTAGCACCTAAATTGGCTTGAACTCTTTTACCCAATTTAGAACCTCGTtcataaatatatttcCCAGCTTTATCACCTCCAACAAATGTTAAAGCTTTAATACGAggatcatcaattaatttattaactgTATCATGTTTACCATGAACAATATTAAGAACACCAGGAGGAATACCAGCTTTTTTAACCAATTCACAAATAATCATTGCTGCACCAGGGACCCGTTCACTTGGTTTAATAACAGCAGTATTACCAGTGACCAATATTAAAGGTAATGACCATAATGGAACCATAGCAGGGAAATTAAATGGACAAATAGATCCAATAACTCCTAAAGGTTCTCTAATCATTTTTGTTTCCATATCAGTGGCAACTTCTAATGATTCACcttttaaatcattagtAATATTACAAGCAGCTTCAGCAACTTGTAATCCACGTAAAACATCACCTTTAGCATCAATAAAAGTTTTACCTTGTTCTAAAACAATCATTGAAGCAATACGATCCATATTTTCTCGtaataattgaacaaatttaaAAGCAATTCCTTGACGTTTAATAATACTAGTATCTTTCCATGAAGGAAATGATTTATGAGCAGATTCAATTGCATCTTCTAATTCTTCTGGTGTTGATTGTGGAACTTTAGAAACAATATTATTGGTAGCAGGATCATGAATATCAAACCAAATATTGGATTctgatttaataaattcattattaacaaAACTTGGAGTTAAATATGGTTCATCATTAACAGTAGTATGTCCCTTTGGATAATCAGTAGTAGTTGATGATAAAGTAATAATAGATTTATTTCTAATAGAAATTTTGGtggaaacaacaatattggtcatatttttattaatggtAGATTTATTCTTTAAAATAACACGTGATAACATGGTGtataaataatgatttctAATTTGTGGGGAgtgtttaaaaaaaaaaaaaaaaaagaattatagAACTCTCTCCCTCAAGTAGTcgtagtagtagtggtgttgataataataatactactactaataataataataaactaCCGTGACTGTTAGTTTATGTGGGAAGTTTGAATATAATAAgtatatcaatattatccTTATTAGTAAAAGATAATATATTAAACTAGTGGTGGGGTGTGGTGGGGTGGTGGGGCCAATTGAAaactaaagaagaaattgaaattttcagTGAACTTGAACTTGTACTTAAACTTGAACTTGAACTTGAACTTGTacttgaatttgaatttgaatttgaatttgaataaagaaaaaagacaaaTTTGGTGATCTTTATAGAAATTagtaaaaattgaaaaaaaaaaaaagaacaagaaaaagaaaaagaaaaagaaaaagaaaatgttgaagttaaaacttcttcttcttcccaGCGGCTGTTTGGATAATTGGCGGTATTATTAGTTAGTAGCAGTAGTTGTTcctatttattattattgttggtgGTTTGTTGATGGAAAAGTTGACAGTGTAGGATAACGAAATCCTATTTCCTGTATATAAACCAGTAGGgctttctttctttcctttttttttttttttgcggGGCAACCATAATCCACCCTCCCACCCTCCCACCCACCAacgcaaaaaaaaatatctaCAATGCTCGGTATTAAATCCAAGTAACCATGGATATTGTTAATTACCCACTGgtactattactactactactaaccattaatttaaaaacctcgaaacaaatttattaaacaattgcAACCATAATCAGATTAAAATAAACTTAAAAAGTGAAAGTGTTTTTCTCCCCCCCTTCCCCCCTCTTTATACACCTCTTCTGTCTAACAAAATTCTAAACTTAACCTACTGATACTTTGGTAGGTGTATTTATGACCCGCCAATATACTGTAATAACCGAGCAATAACAAAACTCTAACACTGATAACTTTCTTTCTTACTTATTTACTTACTTatttacttacttacttactaTACTTCTGggctgtttttttttttttttttagttggGCTCCATGCATATTATGTTTCTAAAACCTACATTAGTATTGTCAGTCATTTTTAGTTATTTATTGAACAAGTACTACCATTTGGTTTCTTCACATGAATGAAATGGCAAAAATTTGCTTGAATGTTTGCATCGATTGCCGCTTATTATTCTTGGTAATAACCGCCGCCCCACgaaccaccaccaccacaaaaaaaaaaaaaaaaaatggccCAGATCTCCAGATCTCAATCTCTCTCATTCTCTTATTATCTTTTATCTTATCACACGCATTGTCAACAAATTTACACGTCCCTGGGACTGCAAAGCTTATGAAATAATTCGTTGCGCCACACTGAGtgggtggtggtggtggtagtgtACCGGATAGGTGGACCCGCGTTAAGACACCAGAAATGgacagcaacaacaacaacaacaacaactccTGAACCGGAGATCTCCCCGCCCCACCCCCCGCTCCGATCttgctttctttttctttttttttttttttgcgtatcattgaatcaataaagTCCCCGACTATTTATCCTGATGTTGGTGTTATCTTGAATAATTCCATTTGCATATTTGCATTGATTACTTCCAACTGTGATCCTTTGACAAATGCGATCAAAGATGTCAATATAATTGTATTCAACCCCCATTCCATTGGTTGGACTCTTCTTGGCGTCCTCATTAATGAGTATTTGATAATGGAAAATTCGTCCACCAAAGTAGTGAATTTAATGGGTAAATAATTCGTAGATTCagatttgataaaaaagggcattttttttttttaaaatctaGTGTCGagaaatattttggatTGAGTAAACAGTGATCTTTATTGTTGGGTATATGTGGAATAAGCGCGGGGATTTTTTTAATGTTACTTTGTTTTAACGTCTGATGTCCAGGGTGATTAACTTAACCtggttgattgatttgCGTGGATTTTTCTAGCAACAGTGATTAATTACCAATAGCGTACTGATTCTTTAGAAATTGgtattctttttaatatatgtcctttatttattattatcttttaaACATTGTACAATATCAAGGTTATGTTTAACCTCATGGTCCATGTTGACCAATATGGATAActacaaataaataattataaactCTAAATTTTTTGTCTTACACAATCTAAATATCTATGTAAACATAATTATAATCTATTGAAAATGTTTATCATTCCAAAGATCATAATATAAATCTAATAAACAACTACCACTCCATGCTTGAGTAGGACTTGAATCTTGACAATATGAACCATCTTTATTAGTCAATTCAGTTAATCCATTCCATGGACTTTCTTTAATCCATTTTATATGTCCTTGTAATCTATCATTCAATAATGTCAAAATCTTAATTGATGGCAGAAGTaacgaagaagaagaagtaaaagaaaaactcTTTGTCTTTGATTCATGTAAATGATggaataataaaaatgcTCTTAAGAAATATCCAGTATTCCAAACCCATTCTGGTCcttgatgataatttctACCTTTTGAAGTAgcaaaatcatcattatcaatagaATTTTCATAATATGGTCGATAATTCCAATCTAATGGATCCAATGTTTTCATACCTATAGGTCCTCGAATAGATTTATCAGCAATTATAATAGCTTCAAGAGCTTTTTCTGGTGTAAATAATTCAGGAGCAACACACATGGCAATAGCAAAATTTGGTCGTAATTGATAATCTTCAAATGGTTTCCcagaattatataaatcttTATAAATTCCTCTTCTATTAACAATTGATGgatcaataatatattgatcatcttgttgttgatctttaggaatataataatatttctcAAAATTTTCTCCAAGTAATGATTCCCAATCTTTTAATGAAATAGTAGTACCATCAGGTTTAATCACTTTGgtataatcaaatttaccTTGTTTATGtaatttattaacaaaTCTTAATGCACTCTTTAATAATCCTTGAATTTCAATGGCTGATCCATCACGTGGAGTCCCGGGAATACCTTTATTATGAGCTTTTTCACTTTCACCCATTTTATCCATCCAAGTACCacaattaaattgattaccACCATAAATTAATCCATTATTCCAATCAACTCCAATTTCAACATTAAACCCTTCATCTTTCATTTGTGAATCCAAATTTGGTCCAGCATTGGCTTCACGATATTTGATACCTTTAGCATGACGAGCCAATATTTCATAAATAATCTCTCTAATGGAAGATTCATAACTAAAAGCTTGTGGATCATCATATGGAATATAAGTATCATCTAATGGGAATCTACGAGTCACTTTTTCATCCAAAATATTAATACCATTAGGAACATAAGTAACATATTCTTGAATGGCTTGTAAGAAAAACCATACTGCATCTCTAGCATTATAACGAGGATTACGTCCAGCATCTAATAAATTAGGAATTAATCCATGTTTTAAAGTCTTGGCAAACCCTAAAATATGTTGTTTGGCATCATCATATCTACCAGTAACAATTAATAACCCTCTAAAGGCAATGAAAACATCTCTACCCCAACATCTCATATAATCATTACTGAAATGAGGTAACCCAGCTGCCATACATGGGACTTGTTTATCGGGTACTAAAGAAGTATTTTGCATATACCCAACCATTTGTACTGAAGTAAGAGCAAGACTTTGAACAAAATTAGTGGCCTCTTTAATCTCTTCACTCATTTGTCTAATAACTCTAAATCTAGCTGCTTCATAAGCAATACCCATAATAAGAGCAAAATAATGTGGTCGCAAAAAATATGGTGCTTTACTATTTTTAACAGCATCAAATCGAGATCGTAACCAATCTTggaattttaataaattttccAGTTTAACAACATATTTATCTAATCGATTAATAACATAATCAAAAGCCCAATCACCATTTCGTAAATGATCACAAATTGGATGTCCCAAATTATTTTGCCAAATAACATGTTTTAATGCCGTATTCCATCCTTCTAATCCAGCATATGTTAATTTCCCATATCCAGGAATATCATATACATCATCTTTACCATGACTAGCATCCAATTCTTCAGTGGAAGCACGATATAATAAAGCATTTAAATCATATAAATCTAATCCAATTGATGCTTCAATAGCTCCTTGTTTCACaaaattatctaatttCACATCAACTCCAGGAATCTCGGTAGAGAAAACAGCAATAGATCCAGGaatgaatatattttcatcaatagtaattattgaatcaCCATCTTCAGTGTATTCAATCGATGGATCCTCAATAGATTCGACTTTTACTGGAATACCAGTCAATTTATCCGATTGTGGTTCATAATCACCTGGttgttttttcaaagtGTAACTAAATTCATGTTTAACTTTAGTTCCACCAAGAATTGATGGTGATAAACCTTGGGTCGGTTCATGTTCAGAAAATTTGCTTCTGGCAATTAAAAACCATCCATTACCTGTTCTTGCATTGTACCTTTGAATAGTAATATATTGTCCTTCATGATGAATATACATTTCATGATCACGAGTGACATCCTCACTTTCTTGAACAAGATTATCTctaattttattcaatttaccCTTAATTTCTCCAATACCATTGTCACTATCAAGATCATAATGTCTTGTTTCACTAACAACATTTAACAATTTAGGATAACATTCATCATAACCGAAAACTGACCCCACAGCTGATGAACAAAATGCTACTAATGCCGCATTAGGTAATGTATCTTCAA is a window from the Candida dubliniensis CD36 chromosome 4, complete sequence genome containing:
- a CDS encoding malonate-semialdehyde dehydrogenase [acylating], putative (Similar to S. cerevisiae ALD4;~In S. cerevisiae: required for growth on ethanol and conversion of acetaldehyde to acetate; phosphorylated; activity is K+ dependent; utilizes NADP+ or NAD+ equally as coenzymes; expression is glucose repressed;~Similar to Homo sapiens ALDH6A1); this encodes MLSRVILKNKSTINKNMTNIVVSTKISIRNKSIITLSSTTTDYPKGHTTVNDEPYLTPSFVNNEFIKSESNIWFDIHDPATNNIVSKVPQSTPEELEDAIESAHKSFPSWKDTSIIKRQGIAFKFVQLLRENMDRIASMIVLEQGKTFIDAKGDVLRGLQVAEAACNITNDLKGESLEVATDMETKMIREPLGVIGSICPFNFPAMVPLWSLPLILVTGNTAVIKPSERVPGAAMIICELVKKAGIPPGVLNIVHGKHDTVNKLIDDPRIKALTFVGGDKAGKYIYERGSKLGKRVQANLGAKNHLVVLPDANKQSFINAVNGAAFGAAGQRCMAISVLVTVGKTTKEWIKDVVDDAKLLKTGSGFDPTSDLGPVINPESLIRAEEIIEDSIQNGAILELDGRGYKPKNDQDQKFIKGNFLAPTILTNIKPGMRAYDEEIFAPVLSVVNVDTIDEAIELINNNKYGNGVSLFTNSGGSAQYFTKRIDVGQVGINVPIPVPLPMFSFTGSRGSFLGDLNFYGKAGITFLTKPKTITSAWKLNSVDEEILKPSTSMPIQQ
- a CDS encoding putative glycogen debranching enzyme (glycogen debrancher) [includes: 4-alpha glucanotransferase (ec 2.4.1.25) (oligo-1,4-1,4-glucantransferase) amylo-alpha-1,6-glucosidase (ec 3.2.1.33) (amylo-1,6-glucosidase (dextrin 6-alpha-d-glucosidase)] (Similar to S. cerevisiae GDB1;~required for glycogen degradation), producing MSEARTVLFRLSNLGEPVNNENISNGVLILPVVELPTNYQPGDVLFQLRFQLNAASKVSRNGVLYTNVPPKYEQEFDRNTHYQYPIKSSFHQDIQIIVPIYKPGSYNYYIEYDDEEDNKKTTEKYYFNVPPNLTINGKFVPFNNINVETVVSKWIGPYENWDKFFKIVAQKGYNMIHFTPLQERGESDSPYSIYDQLKFDPKIFPGSDQDSIQKIHKVLNDNQLLSLTDVVWNHTANNSEWLREHPDSGYNATTAPHLIPAIELDETLLEYSHNLQELGLPTVLESEADLQKVMDGIQTHVLEKLKLWEYYVFHKRQTIIDLEKSFKANKNNINRIQIPNDVDPQNLKQLSDYVLKVANINPTPIIADRFANKLNVDKLLEVLFTVFDGNVEFETIADKAEEIIDVINSDLYALFDDDTSSIKQQIADRIKYLRLADNGPKLGEITDKSPLTEPYFTRFTDVNGKKQALANNGWIWGGNPLVDFASNKSRAYIRREVIVWGDCVKLRYGEKFEDSPETWKRMIEYTQLSAKTFNGFRIDNCHSTPLHVGERLLDEARKVNPNLYVIAELFSGSAEMDKIFVERLGINSLIREAMQAWSVGELSRLVHKHGGRPIGSLTWLPLDDFTYPAINEPIKDKYIDGYTELEIPKVLTCQAPHAIFMDCTHDNETPAQKRTVEDTLPNAALVAFCSSAVGSVFGYDECYPKLLNVVSETRHYDLDSDNGIGEIKGKLNKIRDNLVQESEDVTRDHEMYIHHEGQYITIQRYNARTGNGWFLIARSKFSEHEPTQGLSPSILGGTKVKHEFSYTLKKQPGDYEPQSDKLTGIPVKVESIEDPSIEYTEDGDSIITIDENIFIPGSIAVFSTEIPGVDVKLDNFVKQGAIEASIGLDLYDLNALLYRASTEELDASHGKDDVYDIPGYGKLTYAGLEGWNTALKHVIWQNNLGHPICDHLRNGDWAFDYVINRLDKYVVKSENLLKFQDWLRSRFDAVKNSKAPYFLRPHYFALIMGIAYEAARFRVIRQMSEEIKEATNFVQSLALTSVQMVGYMQNTSLVPDKQVPCMAAGLPHFSNDYMRCWGRDVFIAFRGLLIVTGRYDDAKQHILGFAKTLKHGLIPNLLDAGRNPRYNARDAVWFFLQAIQEYVTYVPNGINILDEKVTRRFPLDDTYIPYDDPQAFSYESSIREIIYEILARHAKGIKYREANAGPNLDSQMKDEGFNVEIGVDWNNGLIYGGNQFNCGTWMDKMGESEKAHNKGIPGTPRDGSAIEIQGLLKSALRFVNKLHKQGKFDYTKVIKPDGTTISLKDWESLLGENFEKYYYIPKDQQQDDQYIIDPSIVNRRGIYKDLYNSGKPFEDYQLRPNFAIAMCVAPELFTPEKALEAIIIADKSIRGPIGMKTLDPLDWNYRPYYENSIDNDDFATSKGRNYHQGPEWVWNTGYFLRAFLLFHHLHESKTKSFSFTSSSSLLSPSIKILTLLNDRLQGHIKWIKESPWNGLTELTNKDGSYCQDSSPTQAWSGSCLLDLYYDLWNDKHFQ